One genomic window of Pseudomonas sp. LFM046 includes the following:
- the dgcB gene encoding dimethylglycine demethylation protein DgcB: MLNTLLPILLFAALALAVLGAAKRFFMWRRGRPSKVDWIGGLMKMPRRYLVDLHHVVERDKYMSKTHVATAGGFVLSAVLAIVVHGFGLQSRILGFALLAATVLMFVGALFVAKRRLDPPSRLSKGPWMRLPKSLLMFSVSFFIATLPVAGVLPEGFGGWFVAGLLAIGVAWGVSELFLGMTWGGPMKHAFAGALHLAWHRRAERFGGGRSTGLKALDLADPNAPLGVEKPTDFTWNQLLGFDACVQCGKCEAVCPAFAAGQPLNPKKLIQDMVIGLAGGDDAKFAGSPYPGIPLGEHGGGPHQPIVVQGGKGLVEADTLWSCTTCRACVEECPMMIEHVDAIVDMRRHLTLEKGATPNKGAEVLENLIATDNPGGFAPGGRLNWAADLNLPLMSEKKQADVLFWVGDGAFDMRNQRTLRAFVKVLKAANVDFAVLGLEERDSGDVARRLGDEATFQQLAKRNIATLKQYQFKRIVSCDPHSFHVLKNEYGALGGHYEVLHHSTFINELVQRGSLSLGQHKGGSVTYHDPCYLGRYNGEYEAPRAVLKAIGIEVKEMQRSGFRSRCCGGGGGAPITDIPGKQRIPDMRMVDIKETGAELVAVGCPQCTAMLEGVVAPRPEIKDIAELVADVLIEVPVEVKKPSAAKAAVEVA, encoded by the coding sequence ATGCTGAACACCCTTCTCCCGATCCTGCTCTTCGCCGCCCTGGCACTGGCCGTGCTGGGCGCTGCGAAGCGCTTCTTCATGTGGCGCCGGGGCCGTCCGTCGAAAGTCGACTGGATCGGCGGCCTCATGAAGATGCCGCGTCGCTACCTGGTGGACCTCCACCACGTGGTCGAACGCGACAAGTACATGTCCAAGACCCACGTGGCCACCGCCGGTGGCTTCGTCCTCTCCGCAGTGCTGGCGATCGTCGTGCACGGCTTCGGCCTGCAAAGCCGAATCCTCGGCTTCGCCCTGCTGGCGGCCACGGTGCTGATGTTCGTCGGCGCCCTGTTCGTCGCCAAGCGCCGCCTCGATCCGCCGTCGCGCCTGTCGAAGGGTCCGTGGATGCGCCTGCCGAAGAGCCTGCTGATGTTCTCGGTGAGCTTCTTCATCGCCACCCTGCCGGTGGCCGGCGTCCTGCCGGAAGGCTTCGGCGGCTGGTTCGTCGCCGGCCTTCTGGCCATTGGCGTGGCCTGGGGCGTGTCCGAGCTGTTCCTCGGCATGACCTGGGGCGGCCCGATGAAGCACGCCTTCGCCGGTGCCCTGCACCTGGCCTGGCACCGCCGCGCCGAGCGCTTCGGCGGCGGCCGCTCCACCGGCCTCAAAGCGCTGGACCTGGCTGATCCGAACGCCCCGCTGGGCGTGGAAAAGCCCACCGATTTCACCTGGAACCAGTTGCTCGGCTTCGACGCCTGCGTGCAGTGCGGCAAGTGCGAGGCGGTGTGCCCGGCCTTCGCCGCCGGCCAGCCGCTGAACCCGAAGAAGCTGATCCAGGACATGGTCATCGGCCTGGCCGGTGGCGACGACGCCAAGTTCGCCGGCAGTCCCTACCCGGGCATCCCGCTGGGTGAACACGGCGGCGGCCCGCACCAACCCATCGTGGTCCAGGGCGGCAAGGGCCTGGTGGAAGCGGACACCCTCTGGTCCTGCACCACCTGCCGGGCCTGCGTCGAGGAGTGCCCGATGATGATCGAGCACGTCGACGCGATCGTCGACATGCGCCGCCACCTCACCCTGGAAAAGGGTGCTACCCCGAACAAGGGTGCCGAGGTGCTGGAAAACCTGATCGCCACGGACAACCCTGGCGGCTTCGCCCCCGGCGGGCGTCTGAACTGGGCGGCGGACCTGAACCTGCCGCTGATGAGCGAGAAGAAGCAGGCCGACGTGCTGTTCTGGGTCGGTGATGGTGCCTTCGACATGCGTAACCAGCGCACCCTGCGCGCTTTCGTGAAGGTGCTGAAGGCCGCCAACGTCGACTTCGCCGTGCTCGGCCTGGAAGAACGCGACAGCGGTGACGTGGCCCGTCGCCTGGGTGACGAGGCCACCTTCCAGCAACTGGCCAAGCGCAACATCGCCACCCTGAAGCAGTACCAGTTCAAGCGCATCGTCAGCTGCGACCCCCACAGCTTCCACGTGCTGAAGAACGAATACGGCGCCCTGGGCGGCCACTACGAGGTCCTGCACCACAGCACCTTCATCAATGAACTGGTACAGCGTGGCAGCCTCAGCCTCGGCCAGCACAAGGGCGGCAGCGTGACCTACCACGATCCCTGCTACCTGGGCCGCTACAACGGCGAGTACGAAGCCCCGCGCGCCGTGCTCAAGGCCATCGGTATCGAGGTGAAGGAAATGCAGCGCTCGGGCTTCCGCTCCCGTTGCTGCGGCGGTGGCGGCGGCGCGCCGATCACCGACATCCCCGGCAAGCAGCGAATTCCTGATATGCGCATGGTGGACATCAAGGAAACCGGCGCCGAGCTGGTGGCCGTGGGTTGCCCGCAGTGCACCGCAATGCTGGAAGGCGTGGTGGCCCCGCGCCCCGAGATCAAGGACATCGCCGAACTGGTGGCGGATGTGCTGATCGAGGTGCCCGTGGAAGTAAAAAAGCCGTCGGCGGCTAAAGCTGCCGTGGAGGTGGCGTGA
- the dgcA gene encoding dimethylglycine demethylation protein DgcA — translation MAFEAMFQPIQIGKLTIRNRVLSTAHAEVYATDGGMTTDRYVKYYEEKAKGGIGLAICGGSSVVAIDSPQEWWSSVNLSTDRIIPHFQNLADAMHKHGAKIMIQITHMGRRSRWDGFNWPTLMSPSGIREPVHRATCKTIEVEEIWRVIGNYAQAARRAKEGGLDGVELSAVHQHMIDQFWSPRVNKRTDEWGGTFEGRMKFGLEVLKAVRKEVGDDFCVGMRICGDEFHPDGLSHEDMKQIAKYYSDTGMIDFIGVVGSGCDTHNTLANVIPNMSYPPEPFLHLAAGIKEVVNVPVLHAQNIKDPNQATRILEGGYVDMVGMTRAHIADPHLIAKIKMGQVDQIKQCVGANYCIDRQYQGLDVLCIQNAATSREYMGVPHIIEKTTGVKRKVVVVGGGPAGMEAARVAAERGHDVTLFEKKDQLGGQITIASKAPQRDQIAGITRWYQLELARLGIDLRLGTGADVDTILDLKPDIVVLANGGHPYLEQNEHWGAAEGLVVSSWDILNGTVAPGKNVLVYDTICEFGGMSAADYLAEKGAQVEIVTDDIKPGIAMGGTTFPTYYRSIYPKEVIMTGDLMLEKVYREGDKVVAVLENEYTGAKEERVVDQIVIENGVRPDEGLYYALKDGSRNKGQIDVEALFAIKPQPCLSESGSGYLLFRIGDCVAQRNTHAAIYDALRLCKDF, via the coding sequence ATGGCATTCGAAGCTATGTTCCAGCCGATCCAGATCGGCAAACTCACTATCCGCAACCGTGTGCTGTCCACTGCCCACGCCGAGGTCTATGCGACCGACGGCGGCATGACCACCGATCGCTACGTGAAGTACTACGAAGAGAAGGCCAAGGGCGGCATCGGCCTGGCCATCTGCGGTGGTTCGTCGGTGGTCGCCATCGACAGCCCGCAGGAGTGGTGGAGCTCGGTGAACCTGTCCACCGACCGCATCATCCCGCACTTCCAGAACCTGGCCGACGCCATGCACAAGCACGGCGCCAAGATCATGATCCAGATTACCCACATGGGCCGTCGCTCCCGTTGGGACGGCTTCAACTGGCCGACCCTGATGTCGCCGTCGGGCATCCGCGAGCCCGTGCACCGCGCCACCTGCAAGACCATCGAGGTGGAAGAGATCTGGCGTGTGATCGGCAACTACGCCCAGGCCGCGCGCCGGGCGAAGGAAGGCGGCCTGGACGGCGTCGAGCTGTCCGCCGTGCACCAGCACATGATCGACCAGTTCTGGAGCCCGCGCGTCAACAAGCGTACCGACGAGTGGGGCGGCACCTTCGAAGGCCGCATGAAGTTCGGCCTGGAAGTGCTCAAGGCCGTGCGCAAGGAGGTCGGCGACGATTTCTGCGTCGGCATGCGTATCTGCGGTGACGAATTCCACCCGGACGGCCTGTCCCACGAGGACATGAAGCAGATCGCCAAGTATTACAGCGACACCGGCATGATCGACTTCATCGGCGTCGTCGGCTCGGGTTGCGACACCCACAACACCCTGGCCAACGTGATCCCCAACATGAGCTACCCGCCGGAGCCCTTCCTGCACCTGGCGGCCGGCATCAAGGAAGTGGTCAACGTGCCGGTTCTGCACGCGCAGAACATCAAGGACCCGAACCAGGCCACCCGTATCCTGGAAGGCGGCTACGTGGACATGGTGGGCATGACCCGCGCCCACATCGCCGACCCGCACCTGATCGCCAAGATCAAGATGGGCCAGGTCGACCAGATCAAGCAGTGCGTCGGCGCCAACTACTGCATCGACCGCCAGTACCAGGGCCTGGACGTACTCTGCATCCAGAACGCCGCGACCTCCCGTGAATACATGGGCGTGCCGCACATCATCGAGAAGACCACCGGCGTGAAGCGCAAGGTCGTCGTCGTCGGCGGTGGCCCGGCCGGTATGGAAGCAGCCCGCGTGGCAGCCGAGCGCGGCCACGACGTGACCCTGTTCGAGAAGAAGGACCAGCTCGGCGGCCAGATCACCATTGCCTCCAAGGCACCGCAGCGTGACCAGATCGCCGGTATCACTCGCTGGTATCAACTGGAGCTGGCGCGCCTGGGCATCGACCTGCGCCTGGGCACCGGGGCGGACGTGGACACCATCCTCGACCTCAAGCCGGACATCGTCGTGCTGGCCAACGGTGGTCATCCCTACCTGGAGCAGAACGAGCACTGGGGCGCGGCAGAAGGCCTGGTGGTGAGCAGCTGGGACATCCTCAACGGCACCGTGGCGCCGGGCAAGAACGTCCTGGTGTACGACACCATCTGCGAGTTCGGCGGCATGTCGGCGGCGGACTACCTCGCCGAGAAAGGCGCCCAGGTGGAAATCGTCACTGACGACATCAAGCCGGGCATCGCCATGGGCGGCACGACCTTCCCGACCTACTACCGCAGCATCTACCCGAAAGAAGTGATCATGACCGGCGACCTGATGCTGGAAAAGGTCTACCGCGAGGGTGACAAGGTGGTGGCGGTGCTGGAGAACGAATACACCGGCGCCAAGGAAGAGCGTGTGGTCGACCAGATCGTCATCGAGAACGGCGTACGCCCGGACGAAGGTCTGTACTACGCACTCAAGGATGGTTCGCGCAACAAGGGTCAGATCGATGTGGAGGCGCTGTTCGCGATCAAGCCGCAGCCCTGCCTCAGCGAGTCCGGTAGCGGCTACCTGCTGTTCCGCATCGGCGACTGCGTGGCCCAGCGCAACACCCACGCGGCGATCTACGACGCGCTGCGTCTGTGCAAGGACTTCTAA
- a CDS encoding 4-vinyl reductase, translating to MAKHAPELPIEVDSETGVWTTDALPMLYVPRHFFVNNHMGIEAELGPERYAEILYKAGYKSAWHWCEKEAECHGLEGVAVFEHYMKRLSQRGWGLFQIESIDLDKGTAEVRLKHSAFVYVYGKVGRKVDYMFTGWFAGAMDQILQARGSSIRTVAEQVYSGSEEGHDDGLFIVKPL from the coding sequence ATGGCCAAACACGCCCCCGAACTGCCCATCGAAGTCGACAGCGAAACCGGTGTCTGGACCACCGACGCCCTGCCGATGCTCTACGTGCCCCGTCACTTCTTCGTGAACAACCACATGGGCATCGAAGCCGAACTGGGCCCGGAGCGCTACGCCGAGATCCTCTACAAGGCCGGCTACAAGTCCGCCTGGCACTGGTGCGAGAAGGAAGCCGAATGCCACGGCCTGGAAGGTGTGGCGGTGTTCGAGCACTACATGAAGCGTCTGTCCCAGCGCGGCTGGGGCCTGTTCCAGATCGAATCCATCGACCTGGACAAGGGCACCGCTGAAGTCCGCCTGAAGCACTCCGCCTTCGTCTACGTGTACGGCAAGGTGGGTCGCAAGGTCGACTACATGTTCACCGGCTGGTTCGCCGGCGCCATGGACCAGATTCTCCAGGCCCGTGGCAGCAGCATCCGCACCGTCGCCGAACAGGTGTACAGCGGTTCGGAAGAAGGCCACGACGACGGCCTGTTCATCGTCAAACCCCTTTAA
- a CDS encoding dipeptidase produces MSPAELHADSIVIDGLIIAKWNRELFEDMRKGGLTAANCTVSVWEGFQATVNNITASNKLIRENSDLVIPVRTTADIRKAKELGKTGILYGFQNAHAFEDQIGYVEVFKQLGVGIVQMCYNTQNLVGTGCYERDGGLSGFGREIVAEMNRVGVMCDLSHVGSKTSEEVILESKKPVCYSHCLPSGLKEHPRNKSDEELKFIADHGGFVGVTMFAPFLAKGIDSTIDDYAEAIEYVMNIVGEDAIGIGTDFTQGHGKEFFEWLTHDKGYARRLTNFGKIVNPLGIRTVGEFPNLTETLLKRGMPERVVRKVMGENWVRVLKDVWGE; encoded by the coding sequence ATGAGCCCAGCCGAACTGCACGCCGACAGCATCGTCATCGACGGTCTGATCATCGCCAAATGGAACCGCGAACTCTTCGAGGACATGCGCAAAGGCGGCCTGACCGCAGCCAACTGCACCGTGTCCGTCTGGGAGGGCTTCCAGGCGACGGTCAACAACATCACCGCCAGTAACAAGCTGATCCGCGAAAACAGTGACCTGGTGATCCCGGTGCGTACCACCGCCGACATCCGCAAGGCCAAGGAACTGGGCAAGACCGGCATCCTCTATGGCTTCCAGAACGCCCATGCGTTCGAGGACCAGATTGGCTATGTCGAGGTCTTCAAGCAGCTGGGCGTGGGCATCGTGCAGATGTGCTACAACACCCAGAACCTGGTGGGCACCGGCTGCTACGAGCGCGACGGCGGCCTGTCCGGCTTCGGTCGTGAGATCGTCGCCGAGATGAACCGCGTCGGCGTCATGTGCGACCTGTCCCACGTCGGCTCCAAGACCTCCGAGGAAGTCATCCTCGAATCCAAAAAGCCGGTCTGCTACTCCCACTGCCTGCCGTCCGGCCTGAAAGAACACCCGCGCAACAAGTCCGACGAAGAACTGAAGTTCATCGCCGATCACGGCGGTTTCGTCGGCGTGACCATGTTCGCCCCGTTCCTGGCCAAGGGCATCGATTCCACCATCGACGACTACGCCGAAGCCATCGAGTACGTGATGAACATCGTTGGCGAGGACGCCATCGGCATCGGTACCGACTTCACCCAGGGCCATGGCAAGGAATTCTTCGAGTGGCTGACCCACGACAAGGGGTACGCCCGCCGCCTGACCAACTTCGGGAAGATCGTGAACCCGCTGGGCATCCGCACCGTGGGCGAGTTCCCCAACCTCACCGAGACCCTGCTCAAGCGCGGCATGCCCGAGCGCGTGGTGCGCAAGGTCATGGGCGAGAACTGGGTCCGCGTACTGAAAGACGTCTGGGGCGAGTGA
- a CDS encoding formate dehydrogenase subunit gamma, translating into MSDETLYLPLIHSVLEREKGTPGALLPILHAIQEDAGYIPDIAIPEIAHALNLSLAEVRGVISFYHDFRTTPPARHTLRLCRAESCQSMGAERLAAQLREQLELDDHGTSADGQISLRPVYCLGACACSPALELDGRLHARLTPERLSALVKGCLEDGSC; encoded by the coding sequence ATGTCTGATGAGACGCTTTACCTGCCTCTGATTCACAGCGTGCTGGAAAGAGAGAAGGGCACCCCCGGTGCCCTGCTGCCGATCCTCCACGCCATCCAGGAGGATGCCGGGTACATTCCCGACATCGCCATCCCCGAGATCGCCCATGCCCTCAACCTCAGCCTGGCCGAGGTACGCGGGGTGATCAGCTTCTACCACGACTTCCGCACCACGCCGCCGGCACGCCATACCCTGCGCCTGTGCCGCGCCGAGTCCTGCCAGAGCATGGGCGCCGAGCGCCTGGCCGCGCAGCTGCGTGAACAGCTGGAGCTGGACGACCACGGCACCAGTGCCGACGGGCAGATCAGCCTGCGGCCGGTCTATTGCCTGGGCGCCTGCGCCTGCTCGCCGGCCTTGGAACTGGATGGCCGCCTGCACGCGCGACTGACCCCTGAGCGCCTGAGCGCGCTGGTGAAGGGCTGCCTGGAGGACGGTTCATGCTGA